The genomic region ATAATAATGGATTAAGTGGTTATGCTCAAATACAAGAGAAAAGGTCAACAACCATGAGACCAACAAATAGCAATTATAATCTCTCTATATATTTACTTAATCCTCCATGTTTGCAAGCAGAAAGAGAAAGGAGATTCAGATAGATAAAGAgaagaggagagagagagtgaatTTCTAAGCTGAAAACTCAATTAAGCCTTATGTTGGACTCTGCCAGCATCTTCATAGCAGAGTCAATAGAGCTCACTCAGCAATTGAAGCGCTTGCTAACATCCAAGGTTCTATGCAGCAATTATCTTATAAGGGTAATGAGGTAAAGGAACACAATTGACATAACCCAGTTGTCCATTATGATTAAAAGATACTACAATTAAACACTCATTTCAGTAAATGGACTCTGATGCTCTGAAAAATTGGAAATCTTACAATCAAAGAGGCAAAGACCTCAATTCTAATTTCTAAGAAGCAAAATCCAATTATAACAGCACATAATATATACACCtgaccttttctttctctgacATCATGAAAACTCATGTACTTAAGTATGGACGAAAGGTACAGCATTTAGAAGGAAAGAGCAGAGTTTACACCAATATTTGCATTAGAAGATACCAAAATGATAATAGTATAATGCACCCAAAACAATATGAACTGTCATATTCAGGTACATCTCCATTAACccaaagaaacaaacaagtatctctaaattaatatcataattGCAGTTCACAATTTAAACTTAAGTATCTAGTAAGTTGCAGCCCAAGGTACCATTTAACATACATCTATTTGGAAACCAGTCTATCTGTGACCTTGAGCTCGCTGCATATCATATGCACCCCACGAACCAGGTCCAACTCCATACTGAGGATAACTTTCAGCATTAGCTTGCACCTGAATGTTTGGGTAGAAAGAATGGCATTCAATTGATTAACAAAACTCAATGATGTATGCAAACACAGATGAAAATCCAGCTTAAAAATGTGCAGAGATATAGAAAAAAGCATATATCGAAACATCAACATCTAAACACATTAAGATATGTGTACACATTGAGATCATATGTAAAGTAATCAACTTACAGGATTCATGCCATAGCCGATAGGATATGGATTTCCTGCATAACCAGCTTCAGAATTGCCATAGTTTGCATTATAAGTTGCACCTAAGATTAAACATATTCGGAAAAACATGAGAGAAAAGCCAAATGTttcaaataatgataaatCAAGCTTCCTAAGGGGGACAAATGGATTGAGAATATAAAGCCTAGTTTCTATCTACCATGCATTTATTGCAAATCTGAACAGAAACTAAAAGAGAGACATGCTGGATCAACTCATCAAAAAATCCGTTGAGACCTGACCTGCATCAATACAATACCTAAAACATTTGGCTTTGACACCAGTTAAACAGCAAAAGTAGATCACATGTTAGCTAGATGACTGATCCCATCCTTCACATTTCAAGGGTAAAAGCAGAAATTGTGGTGGTTGAATCTCAACCAAAGGCAAATTAATCAATCGAACCCCTTTATCCATACAAACTCAAGCTAAAGCTGAAACTATTGATCACACATCAACTTGCTCCAATATAGAAGCAAATTCAAGTAAATGAAAAGTCAGAACAACTCAGCAAATCTATTGACTTAAGTGAAGCAATTTATAAGCTAGGTGaactaaaaaatgaaaagctaAGCTGAGGGagtttttatgttttcttccCTTTGGTTAAGTTTGTTTGGGAATATAGTGAAATGATCTAAATTAAGTTCTCAGACCCCTTCATCTTTGTATAACAATGTGACAAATAAAACCGATCGACAAACATACAATATTACCTGTAACATTCTGCCagaaaatttcttttcaaacttTGGGAATAACTTTGTTACCATGTAGGATATTCCATTTTGGCTTCTTTATAATTTCCAAGGAGTTCGTGAGCTAATATCAAGCACAGCTGGTGTAACTTCActgtttttcatttcttaatcACTTCCTCAGTATGAAGCCTCAATCCACTCCTACTAATtatgcaattctttttttaataactttcgttttctagaaaagtaatGTGTTACATATCTTActgtttcttcttccttcttttcccTAAAATTTCTGTGTGTACATTTCTTACATGCTTCTTATCACCAAAAACCCTTTGAAACTAATGAAGGGACAATCTACCTGGATTTCCTACAGCGGCAGCAGCACGAGCTCTCTTCTCTGCATTAGCAATCTCTGCACGGAGCTTCTCCAACTCCCGAGCCATTGCAATCAATTTCTTCTCCATCACCTGACCATGCTCATAATTTTCAGCATATCCTTTCTTCTCATAGTCAATGGCAGCTCTGCAAACagagaaataaatcaataacaaCTAATTGCAGACAAAAAGATGCCCGAAATGAAGTCTTCCTCCGCTTTCTATGCCATTAAATTATAAGGATCCTGCAAGTATATACCGTGCATGCTGCAATTGTTGTTTCATACTTTCTATGTCAGCCTTCACAGCTGGCACTTGTTGCAAATCCGCATTATACCTAGCCAAATCTTGAGTCATCATTTGTACACGACCTGTAAGTTCTTGCCTCACTTCACTAAGTTCCTTAATATCAGCACGAACATGATGAAGCTCGGCGCGCATAGCCTCCACCTCACGAAGATCGGCCTCCAACCTCATAGACTTCTCATGCAATTCCCTCATCTGCACATCCTTCTCCACATGCAATGAGTTCCCATAGTGTGCCATCCTTTCCAACTCATGATGAGCAGCTTCCAGTTCCTGCTTAAGCGCAACATGGGTTGCAGAAAATCTCTGATTGTCAGCCAACAAACCTTGAATATCTTGGTGTTGCACAGCAAGACGCTCCTCCATAACCGCAGGGTGAGGAGGCAGCCGCCTTGGATCCAACCCAAATTGGGATTCTCTCAATTCCTCGAGTAAGGCTGGATGGGGCGGCATGGGTCCAAGCCCTCTACCAAAATGTGGTTCATGGATGACAGGCGGCATGCCCCCATGAGGAGGGACGCCTTTCATCGTAAGAGGAGGCCCACGATTTCTCCCAGACATTGTTTGTTTCTCTCTACAATTTCTAAGTACTCGTAAAGTTCAGTTCCTTAAAACCTAATTCAGATATCTGTATGCTCCGacctaaacaaaataaatacaaaaataaattaaaaatgtcgGTCCAAAGAATTTAGCATACCAGCCTTGTCAACAACGACAACTGGAATCAAAATTATGCTAGCAACTCCTCTGTTTGGATGCCAAGAAAATCTATTCTATTAGCAATAAATGCGTGTATCGATGTTACAATAGATGAACAGTAccaattcaattaatttccGGTACAGATAGCAGTCAGATGGATATGACCCGAGGTAATCC from Ricinus communis isolate WT05 ecotype wild-type chromosome 9, ASM1957865v1, whole genome shotgun sequence harbors:
- the LOC8269048 gene encoding protein FLX-like 1: MSGRNRGPPLTMKGVPPHGGMPPVIHEPHFGRGLGPMPPHPALLEELRESQFGLDPRRLPPHPAVMEERLAVQHQDIQGLLADNQRFSATHVALKQELEAAHHELERMAHYGNSLHVEKDVQMRELHEKSMRLEADLREVEAMRAELHHVRADIKELSEVRQELTGRVQMMTQDLARYNADLQQVPAVKADIESMKQQLQHARAAIDYEKKGYAENYEHGQVMEKKLIAMARELEKLRAEIANAEKRARAAAAVGNPGATYNANYGNSEAGYAGNPYPIGYGMNPVQANAESYPQYGVGPGSWGAYDMQRAQGHR